The genome window GAGCGCCACACAGCTCGTCCTGAGCACCGTCTACCGCATCGAGCCCCCCATCGAAAATCTGCCGTGGCGGTACTACCGCGAGTGGCAGGCCAAGCCTGAAGTCGAGTACGCGATTCCGGTCGCCCTGGGAGACACGACCCAGGTGGGACAGTTCCCGATCGTCGGCACGACCGTCGACTACTTCCGGATCCCGTCCGGCTACAACCGTGGGAAGCCGGTGCCGTACCTGCTTGACGGCGAACTCCCCGGGGGAGCCTGGGACGCCGTCATCGGCAGCGAGGTCGCCCGGAAGAACGGATGGAAGGTCGGCTCCCAGTTCAAAATGATCCACGGCGGCCAGGACGAGCACGTCCACGACGAGCTGTTCACCGTCCGCGGCGTCCTGGGAAGGACCACGACTCCGAACGACCGGACGGTCTTCGTGAACCTGGAAGGCTTCTTCCTGCTGGCCGGGCACGACAAGCCGATCGACGAGGCGGTCGCACGCGAGGCGGACTTCTACCGGGAATCGGTCGAGCAGGTGCGGGAGCGCTACAAGGCGGACCTCGCGCATCTCAAGGAACATGCCCACCACGATCACGGGGCGGGGCATGACCACGCACACCACGACCACGGTCCGGTTCCGGACCTGCAGCGGGAAGTGACGTCGATCCTGGTCGTCGCCAAGCAGGACCCGGACTTTCCGTTCCAGTCCCAGTCGTTCGTGATGGGAACGATGGCCGACCTCAAGGAGGGCTTTCAGGCTCAGGCGGTCAGCCCGGTCAAGGTCATGACCGACATCATGACGAAGCTCGTGGGGAACATCCGGCTGGCGCTGATGATCCTGACGGGCCTGATCATCCTGGTCTCGGGGATCGGGATCTTCGTCAGCATCTACAACTCGATGTCCGACCGCCGCCGCGAAATCGGGATCATGCGGGCCCTCGGGGCCAGCCGCACCGCGGTCATGACGATCATCCTGGCGGAGTCGATCCTCCTGTGCGTCGGCGGGTTCCTCGGCGGACTCGTCCTGGGGCACGGCCTGATCGCTCTCGGAGCCCCGTTCATCGAGGCCCGCAGCGGACTCGTGATCGAACGATTCAGCTTCGATCCAATCGAACTCACGGTCTTCCCGGCGATCCTCGTCCTGGCCACGCTCGTCGGGATCGTCCCCGGCCTGACCGCCTACCGGACGGACGTCGCGGACGCGTTGGCGCACTGAGGCGGATTGCCGGCCCTCGCGGTGGAGGCGGTCCTCAGGGCGTGTCCGCGAATTCAAGAATCGTCAGGACCGGGCGATGGTCCGAGGCGACCGGCTCGGCAATGACCCGCGTTTCGACGACGCGGCAGGCGGCGGCCGGCCGATAGCCGACGAAGTCGATCTGCTGCTTCGGCTGATCCGAGGGGATCGACGGAATCTCGCGGTCGCCGCAGAGCGTCCACCGCGACGAGACGGCGGCGAGCGTCTCGCTCCCGCGATCGTCGTTGAGGTCCCCGGCGAGGATCGCGAATGCATTTCCAGCCTTCGCCGCGCGGTCATTGATGACCTGCATGGAGGCCCGGCGCTCAGCGTCGTCGCGGCGATGGTCCAGATGTGTGGCGAAGGCCTTGACCGGGGCCGCGAGCATCGGAACCGCAATCTCCGCCATCAGGACGCCGCGCTGCTCCCCTTTCGCGACCACGGGCAGTAGCACGTTCTCGGAACGTGAGATCGGATACCGGCTCAAAAGGGCGTTTCCGTATGCGCCCCCCTGGAGGGAGAGATTCCCACCGAATGCAACGTGGAACCCGAGCGCCTTGCCGAGGACCGCCGGCTGATCGACGCGGCCGCTTCGGGTCACGTTCCGATCCACCTCTTGGAGGCAGACGATGTCCGCCGCGCTGACCCGGATCACCTCCGCGATCCGGTCGAGGTCGAGCTTCCCGTCCGTCCCTTCGCCGTGGTGGATGTTGTAGGTCAGCACCCGCAGCCGCCGGGCCGCGAGACGCTCGGACTCCGCCACGAGCACTCG of Planctomyces sp. SH-PL14 contains these proteins:
- a CDS encoding endonuclease/exonuclease/phosphatase family protein, which codes for MSIAPLSRALVAAVLFLAGGEAARGETWKSVRQLPAPEANQAAAADERYLYAITNDRVVVFDRATDARVSESRGDAKHLNSGFVWDGVLYAAHSNYPKTPESSQIKRFDPATGELTTFHDFGNYGGSLTWAIHQPKRAPDEWWCNFAKFGEHNVETFLVRFDADWKELARFTYPPELFGRLGKFSLSGGIWTDDTLLVTGHDDRMAFRLRLPATGTVLEFVEEVPIAFTGQGIAADPVTGGLVGIDRGRKRVLVAESERLAARRLRVLTYNIHHGEGTDGKLDLDRIAEVIRVSAADIVCLQEVDRNVTRSGRVDQPAVLGKALGFHVAFGGNLSLQGGAYGNALLSRYPISRSENVLLPVVAKGEQRGVLMAEIAVPMLAAPVKAFATHLDHRRDDAERRASMQVINDRAAKAGNAFAILAGDLNDDRGSETLAAVSSRWTLCGDREIPSIPSDQPKQQIDFVGYRPAAACRVVETRVIAEPVASDHRPVLTILEFADTP
- a CDS encoding ABC transporter permease, whose translation is MNRFTIALKSIRQRGLASSLTSLSVALGVALMIAVLILNNAISGLFSQRSTGYDMIIGPKGSATQLVLSTVYRIEPPIENLPWRYYREWQAKPEVEYAIPVALGDTTQVGQFPIVGTTVDYFRIPSGYNRGKPVPYLLDGELPGGAWDAVIGSEVARKNGWKVGSQFKMIHGGQDEHVHDELFTVRGVLGRTTTPNDRTVFVNLEGFFLLAGHDKPIDEAVAREADFYRESVEQVRERYKADLAHLKEHAHHDHGAGHDHAHHDHGPVPDLQREVTSILVVAKQDPDFPFQSQSFVMGTMADLKEGFQAQAVSPVKVMTDIMTKLVGNIRLALMILTGLIILVSGIGIFVSIYNSMSDRRREIGIMRALGASRTAVMTIILAESILLCVGGFLGGLVLGHGLIALGAPFIEARSGLVIERFSFDPIELTVFPAILVLATLVGIVPGLTAYRTDVADALAH